A window of the Aeromicrobium phoceense genome harbors these coding sequences:
- the rpoZ gene encoding DNA-directed RNA polymerase subunit omega translates to MSTTRSAAEGITNPPIDDLLEKADSKYKLVLYSAKRARQINAYYSQLGEGLLEYVGPLLETEVQEKPLSIALREINAGLLTVEDITPDADAPATTDEA, encoded by the coding sequence GTGTCCACGACACGTTCTGCCGCCGAAGGCATCACCAACCCGCCGATCGACGACCTGCTCGAGAAGGCGGACTCCAAGTACAAGCTCGTCCTCTACAGCGCCAAGCGCGCTCGCCAGATCAACGCGTACTACTCCCAGCTCGGCGAGGGCCTGCTCGAGTACGTCGGCCCGCTGCTCGAGACCGAGGTCCAGGAGAAGCCCCTGTCGATCGCGCTGCGCGAGATCAACGCCGGCCTGCTGACCGTCGAGGACATCACCCCCGACGCCGACGCGCCCGCGACCACCGACGAGGCCTGA
- the gmk gene encoding guanylate kinase produces the protein MAEPRSAEHRGRLIVLAGPTAVGKGTVAAWVREHHPEIWMSVSATTRPARPGEVDGRHYHFVTPEEFDHLIATDGLLEYATVHGVNRYGTPRAAVEEKLAQGESVLLEIDLQGARQVRERFPEAFLVFLAPPSWDELVNRLVGRGTETEAERERRLATAREELAAVSEFDATIVNTEVEEAGRELVDLFRSRPPADPAG, from the coding sequence GTGGCTGAACCACGCAGTGCTGAACACCGCGGTCGCCTGATCGTGCTGGCCGGGCCCACCGCGGTCGGCAAGGGCACGGTGGCGGCGTGGGTGCGCGAGCACCACCCCGAGATCTGGATGTCCGTCTCGGCCACCACCCGGCCCGCCCGGCCGGGCGAGGTCGACGGCCGGCACTACCACTTCGTGACCCCCGAGGAGTTCGACCACCTCATCGCCACCGACGGCCTGCTCGAGTACGCCACGGTCCACGGCGTCAACCGCTACGGCACGCCGCGCGCCGCCGTGGAGGAGAAGCTGGCGCAGGGCGAGTCGGTCCTGCTGGAGATCGACCTGCAGGGCGCCCGCCAGGTGCGCGAGCGGTTCCCCGAGGCGTTCCTGGTGTTCCTGGCGCCGCCCAGCTGGGACGAGCTGGTCAACCGCCTCGTCGGCCGCGGCACCGAGACCGAGGCCGAGCGCGAGCGTCGCCTGGCCACCGCCCGCGAGGAGCTGGCGGCAGTGTCGGAGTTCGACGCCACCATCGTCAACACCGAAGTCGAGGAAGCGGGGCGGGAGTTGGTAGACTTGTTCAGATCACGCCCGCCAGCCGACCCTGCCGGGTAA
- the mihF gene encoding integration host factor, actinobacterial type translates to MALPQLTDEQRREALAKAAAARQVRAEVKNRLRHSGASVADVLAEAKRNEAVAKIKVLDLLQSIPGIGKLTAQQIMADLSIAESRRLRGLGTNQAKGLIAEIARRG, encoded by the coding sequence GTGGCCCTGCCCCAGCTGACCGACGAACAACGCCGCGAGGCGCTGGCCAAGGCGGCCGCCGCCCGCCAGGTGCGTGCCGAGGTGAAGAACCGCCTGCGCCACTCCGGCGCGAGCGTCGCCGACGTGCTGGCCGAGGCCAAGCGCAACGAGGCCGTCGCCAAGATCAAGGTGCTCGACCTGCTCCAGAGCATCCCCGGAATCGGGAAGCTGACGGCCCAGCAGATCATGGCCGACCTGAGCATCGCCGAGAGCCGCCGCCTGCGCGGCCTCGGCACGAACCAGGCCAAGGGCCTCATCGCCGAGATCGCCCGCCGTGGCTGA
- a CDS encoding RNA polymerase sigma factor: MTSEKSHEPAESDDGPWIRSGEAFARWRDGDRGAIDELVREMTPVLWHVVRAYRLDEDVCEDVIQFTWLTLVRKADSVDNPRAVSSWLIITARRQAWRVASRNRREDAVDDELLAPALPSSPAAESEAVSADENHRLWSAVAQLNERCQRLLRVIAFDDRPDYQHISEDLGMPVGSIGPTRRRCLEKLKAVISGEGATS, encoded by the coding sequence GTGACCAGCGAAAAGTCACACGAACCAGCAGAATCCGACGACGGCCCGTGGATCCGCTCCGGCGAGGCCTTCGCACGCTGGCGTGACGGGGACCGCGGAGCGATCGACGAACTCGTGCGCGAGATGACCCCCGTGCTGTGGCACGTGGTGCGCGCCTACCGGCTCGACGAGGACGTGTGCGAGGACGTCATCCAGTTCACCTGGCTGACACTCGTGCGCAAGGCCGACAGCGTGGACAACCCGCGTGCGGTCTCCTCGTGGCTCATCATCACGGCCCGCCGCCAGGCGTGGCGGGTCGCCTCGCGGAACCGGCGCGAGGACGCGGTCGACGACGAGCTGCTGGCGCCTGCGCTGCCCAGCTCGCCCGCCGCCGAGTCCGAGGCCGTCTCGGCCGACGAGAACCACCGGCTGTGGTCGGCGGTCGCGCAGCTCAACGAGCGCTGCCAGCGCCTGTTGCGCGTGATCGCCTTCGATGACCGGCCCGACTACCAGCACATCTCCGAGGACCTGGGCATGCCCGTGGGGAGCATCGGCCCGACACGCCGACGCTGCCTCGAGAAGCTCAAGGCCGTCATCTCCGGCGAGGGGGCCACGTCATGA
- a CDS encoding S8/S53 family peptidase → MRPTGQEPPRWEEQDPWEREQDLESVAAREGATLDPSKATVGPGGREAHPTAYLSTKLLISTLVDVDAAIELLKEAAAVFNWQVVEDETYPRIEVEETEEERRERAERYPWLTTTGSVGMARVVISATARSHARPPDAWSLLQAARALAMGREPEKGTDLLHGIGLDHVLQSSPFTRGAPFTRGAPFTRGAPFTRGAPFTRGAPFTRGAPFTRGAPFTRGASMAVDSYGDVGSGGRQPVAWVGPAPTRSPDDPDGQRRPRVGVLDSGCGKHAWFTNGAVKDGTKLISGVTIGRDDAPTDPETLGNVSGPLDGSIDDASGHGTFIVGLLHQGCPDADIHWWRVMDSDGTLAESDFVTALIRITQLVRAGDGAKNGLSLDVLNLSFGYYHETPYDLEFDPTLYELLALIGRTGTTVVCAAGNDATSRPLFPAAFGPWENPADELVRRDPRATPIVAVGALNPNGRTDAMFTNTGPWVHVYRPGASLVSTIPPFEGGLQPIARATFRGRTRETVDPDDFASGFAVWSGSSFAAPVFAAQLASALAKDLPVEGTADDPAQAVERAIAAIGRLTDPE, encoded by the coding sequence ATGCGTCCGACTGGCCAGGAGCCACCACGCTGGGAAGAGCAGGACCCGTGGGAGCGGGAGCAGGACCTCGAGAGCGTCGCTGCCCGCGAGGGGGCGACCCTCGACCCTTCCAAGGCGACGGTGGGTCCCGGCGGGCGTGAGGCCCACCCCACGGCGTACCTCTCCACGAAGCTGCTCATCTCCACGCTCGTCGACGTCGATGCGGCCATCGAGCTGCTGAAGGAAGCCGCCGCGGTCTTCAACTGGCAGGTTGTCGAGGACGAGACCTACCCGCGCATCGAGGTCGAGGAGACCGAGGAAGAGCGCCGGGAGCGTGCCGAGCGGTACCCGTGGCTCACCACCACCGGCAGTGTCGGGATGGCTCGCGTCGTCATCTCCGCCACCGCACGCTCGCACGCCCGGCCGCCGGACGCCTGGTCGCTGCTCCAGGCCGCGCGAGCCCTGGCGATGGGTCGCGAGCCCGAGAAGGGAACCGACCTGCTGCACGGCATCGGTCTCGACCACGTCCTGCAGAGCAGCCCGTTCACGAGGGGCGCTCCGTTCACCCGCGGTGCTCCCTTCACGCGGGGTGCGCCGTTCACGCGAGGGGCTCCGTTCACCCGCGGAGCCCCGTTCACGCGGGGCGCGCCCTTCACCCGCGGCGCCCCGTTCACGCGAGGCGCGAGCATGGCTGTCGACTCGTACGGCGACGTCGGCTCCGGCGGACGTCAGCCGGTGGCCTGGGTCGGCCCGGCCCCCACTCGCTCCCCCGACGACCCCGACGGCCAGCGCCGCCCGCGGGTCGGGGTACTGGACTCCGGCTGCGGCAAGCACGCCTGGTTCACCAACGGCGCGGTCAAGGACGGCACGAAGCTGATCTCGGGAGTCACCATCGGGCGCGACGACGCGCCCACCGACCCCGAGACGCTCGGCAACGTCAGCGGCCCGCTCGACGGCTCGATCGACGATGCCTCGGGCCACGGGACGTTCATCGTGGGCCTGCTGCACCAGGGCTGCCCCGACGCCGACATCCACTGGTGGCGGGTGATGGACTCCGACGGCACGCTCGCCGAGTCCGACTTCGTCACCGCCCTGATCCGCATCACGCAGCTCGTCCGCGCCGGGGACGGTGCGAAGAACGGGTTGAGCCTCGACGTGCTGAACCTGTCCTTCGGCTACTACCACGAGACGCCGTACGACCTGGAGTTCGACCCGACGCTGTACGAGCTGCTCGCCCTGATCGGCCGGACGGGCACCACCGTGGTGTGCGCGGCGGGCAACGACGCGACGTCCCGCCCCCTCTTCCCCGCCGCCTTCGGGCCGTGGGAGAACCCGGCCGACGAGCTCGTGCGCCGCGACCCCCGCGCCACGCCGATCGTCGCCGTCGGTGCGCTGAACCCGAACGGACGGACCGACGCGATGTTCACGAACACCGGGCCGTGGGTCCACGTGTACCGGCCGGGCGCCTCTCTCGTCAGCACCATCCCGCCGTTCGAGGGTGGTCTCCAGCCGATCGCGCGCGCCACCTTCCGTGGCCGCACCCGCGAGACCGTCGACCCCGACGACTTCGCGAGCGGCTTCGCGGTGTGGAGCGGGTCGTCGTTCGCCGCGCCCGTGTTCGCAGCCCAGCTGGCGTCCGCGCTGGCGAAGGACCTCCCGGTGGAGGGAACCGCCGACGATCCGGCGCAGGCCGTGGAGCGGGCGATCGCCGCGATCGGTCGCCTCACCGACCCGGAGTGA
- a CDS encoding CHAT domain-containing protein translates to MLSAVELHRRGRASMDAGRYRTARRQLLTALERNADPEREVRILVNLSHVESTLGDAEEALRRCDEAARLARAPAVRALVHSQRAGLHLNAGDADRASALYDLAVPALTGTARANALMNRGVLHLQQWRLERARHDFDEAAALFDAAGDETGWAQARHNDGYAALQSGDLVGALAAMDAARVHLADLSPVAAAVCDQDTAEALLAAGETHEAVDLILAAARVFAQARLRQHQGECEATAARVLLFTDPRRSRRLARQAARRLRGTGSEWWALRADTVALAAETSIAPPTVAWLDRAEETSGALRQHGLDHFAQLLDLLAARFAAVLGDPERATLLLKRGRTTERDGLTERLLERSAMAARSLVRGRRREGLAHLRRGLDLLHDWQSSFGSLDLAVGVAGSGRALALTGIREALASGDPSLVLEWSERARELTSRVVPVRPPVDADAADDLTQIRQLTVEEPDEGSPEARELARLRDRVRHRAWLERGSGEVGDVVEPAELTDSLGDRDALVSYLWDRRRVHALVITDGEPVLLDLGPHGPLVERLGGLQADLDMAAATLMPAMQRAVRGSRDRRLVELSRLLVDPVLPHLGDRRVVITPAGLLSGLPWSMLPGFTGRPVTVPVTATRWLATRDLRAPRSAGFVAGPGVARAVEEGKQSAAHWTGSSALTDASATVAATLDLADGVDLLHVSAHGRHAAENPLFSGVLLEDGPLFGYDLDRIATVPQIVILSACEVGRSTQRWAEESLGMVTAWLHAGARCVIASPAAVADDEACEVLQDVHQLMAAGTPPAVALAEATGDRPTSFVCFGAGW, encoded by the coding sequence GTGCTCTCGGCCGTTGAGCTGCACCGGCGGGGCCGAGCCTCGATGGACGCCGGTCGGTACCGCACGGCACGGCGGCAGCTGTTGACGGCACTGGAGCGCAACGCCGATCCCGAGCGCGAGGTGCGGATCCTGGTCAACCTCTCGCACGTCGAGTCCACGCTCGGCGATGCGGAGGAGGCCCTGCGACGGTGCGACGAGGCCGCGAGGCTGGCGCGAGCGCCGGCGGTGCGTGCGCTCGTGCACAGCCAGCGAGCGGGTCTGCACCTGAACGCGGGCGACGCCGACCGGGCGTCGGCCCTGTACGACCTCGCCGTTCCCGCGCTGACGGGCACGGCCCGGGCGAACGCCCTGATGAACCGCGGCGTGCTGCACCTGCAGCAGTGGCGCCTCGAGCGGGCGCGCCACGACTTCGACGAGGCGGCCGCGCTCTTCGATGCGGCCGGCGACGAGACCGGGTGGGCCCAGGCGCGCCACAACGACGGCTACGCGGCGCTGCAGAGCGGCGACCTCGTCGGGGCCCTCGCGGCGATGGACGCGGCGCGCGTGCACCTGGCCGACCTCTCCCCCGTCGCCGCCGCCGTGTGTGACCAGGACACCGCCGAGGCGCTGCTGGCGGCCGGCGAGACCCACGAGGCGGTCGACCTCATCCTCGCGGCCGCCCGCGTCTTCGCCCAGGCACGGTTGCGCCAGCACCAGGGCGAGTGCGAGGCCACCGCCGCGCGGGTCCTGCTGTTCACCGATCCGCGCCGGTCGCGCCGGCTGGCGCGGCAGGCGGCGCGGCGCCTGCGCGGCACGGGCAGCGAGTGGTGGGCGCTGCGCGCCGACACGGTCGCGCTGGCGGCCGAGACCTCGATCGCGCCGCCGACCGTGGCATGGCTCGATCGCGCAGAGGAGACCTCCGGTGCCCTGCGGCAGCACGGCCTCGACCACTTCGCCCAGCTGCTCGACCTGCTCGCAGCCCGCTTCGCGGCCGTCCTGGGTGATCCCGAGCGGGCGACCCTGCTGCTGAAGCGCGGCCGCACCACCGAGCGCGACGGCCTCACCGAGCGACTGCTCGAGCGGTCGGCGATGGCCGCCCGCTCGCTGGTGCGCGGTCGACGACGCGAAGGACTCGCCCACCTGCGCCGCGGACTCGACCTCCTGCACGACTGGCAGTCGTCGTTCGGCAGCCTCGACCTCGCCGTCGGCGTGGCCGGCAGCGGTCGCGCCCTGGCGCTCACCGGCATCCGCGAGGCCCTCGCCTCGGGCGACCCGTCGCTGGTCCTGGAGTGGTCCGAGCGCGCGCGAGAGCTGACCAGTCGCGTCGTGCCCGTGCGGCCGCCCGTGGATGCCGACGCCGCCGACGACCTCACCCAGATCCGCCAGCTCACCGTGGAGGAGCCGGACGAGGGGTCGCCCGAGGCCCGGGAGCTCGCGCGCCTGCGCGACCGGGTGCGGCACCGCGCCTGGCTCGAGCGCGGGTCCGGCGAGGTCGGCGACGTGGTCGAGCCCGCCGAGCTGACCGACTCCCTCGGCGACCGCGACGCGCTCGTGAGCTACCTGTGGGACCGGCGCCGGGTGCACGCCCTGGTGATCACCGACGGCGAGCCGGTCCTGCTGGACCTCGGCCCCCACGGTCCCCTCGTCGAGCGGCTCGGTGGGTTGCAGGCCGACCTCGACATGGCCGCCGCCACCCTGATGCCGGCGATGCAGCGAGCGGTGCGTGGATCGCGTGACCGGCGGCTGGTGGAGCTCTCACGACTCCTGGTCGATCCTGTGCTTCCCCACCTGGGTGACCGACGCGTGGTGATCACGCCGGCGGGGCTGCTGTCGGGCCTGCCGTGGTCGATGCTGCCGGGCTTCACCGGGCGCCCGGTCACCGTGCCGGTCACGGCCACGCGGTGGCTGGCCACACGCGACCTCCGCGCACCACGCAGCGCGGGCTTCGTCGCCGGACCCGGCGTCGCACGTGCCGTGGAGGAGGGCAAGCAGTCGGCGGCCCACTGGACGGGCTCCAGCGCGCTCACCGATGCGAGCGCCACCGTGGCGGCCACGCTCGACCTCGCCGACGGTGTGGACCTGCTGCACGTCTCGGCCCACGGCCGCCACGCAGCCGAGAACCCGTTGTTCTCCGGCGTGCTGCTCGAGGACGGACCGCTGTTCGGCTACGACCTCGACCGGATCGCCACGGTGCCGCAGATCGTCATCCTGTCCGCGTGCGAGGTCGGCCGCTCCACACAGCGCTGGGCCGAGGAGTCGCTGGGCATGGTCACCGCGTGGCTGCACGCCGGCGCGCGCTGCGTGATCGCCTCCCCTGCCGCGGTGGCGGACGACGAGGCCTGCGAGGTCCTGCAGGACGTGCACCAGCTCATGGCCGCGGGCACTCCCCCGGCCGTCGCGCTCGCCGAAGCGACCGGCGACCGCCCCACCTCGTTCGTCTGCTTCGGCGCCGGCTGGTGA
- the pyrF gene encoding orotidine-5'-phosphate decarboxylase — MSFGSRAHVAMQAYGPLCVGIDPHAQLLEQWGLEDSVEGLDRFAATCVEAFAGKVAFVKPQSAFFERFGAAGVAILERTLQDLRHTGSLTILDVKRGDIGSTATAYADAYLDDDAPMAADAITVSPYLGFGSLTPFFAAAEKNDAGVFVLAFTSNPEAIRFQAATTSSGMSVGDEILVELGQANEGASPMGSFGAVIGATVAHLDTQRLGFNGPILVPGFGAQGGTIDDLRRLFETVTDQIVPSTSRDVLAKGPDVNALRAAAAATNDALSLL, encoded by the coding sequence ATGAGCTTCGGGAGCCGCGCCCACGTGGCGATGCAGGCGTACGGTCCGCTGTGCGTCGGCATCGACCCGCACGCCCAGCTCCTCGAGCAGTGGGGCCTCGAGGACTCGGTCGAGGGACTCGACCGGTTCGCCGCCACGTGCGTGGAGGCGTTCGCGGGCAAGGTCGCGTTCGTGAAGCCGCAGTCCGCGTTCTTCGAGCGCTTCGGTGCGGCCGGGGTGGCGATCCTGGAGCGCACGCTGCAGGACCTGCGGCACACCGGCTCGCTGACGATCCTCGACGTCAAGCGCGGCGACATCGGCTCCACCGCGACGGCGTACGCCGACGCCTACCTGGACGACGACGCCCCGATGGCGGCCGACGCGATCACCGTGAGTCCCTACCTGGGCTTCGGCTCGCTGACGCCGTTCTTCGCGGCGGCGGAGAAGAACGACGCGGGCGTGTTCGTGCTGGCGTTCACCTCGAACCCCGAGGCGATCCGCTTCCAGGCCGCCACGACGTCGTCAGGCATGTCGGTGGGCGACGAGATCCTCGTCGAGCTCGGGCAGGCCAACGAGGGTGCCTCCCCGATGGGCTCCTTCGGTGCCGTCATCGGTGCCACCGTGGCCCACCTCGACACGCAGCGCCTCGGCTTCAACGGCCCGATCCTCGTGCCGGGCTTCGGCGCCCAGGGCGGAACGATCGACGACCTGCGCCGCCTCTTCGAGACCGTCACCGACCAGATCGTCCCGTCCACCTCGCGCGACGTCCTGGCGAAGGGCCCCGACGTCAACGCCCTGCGCGCAGCCGCCGCCGCGACCAACGACGCGCTGTCCCTGCTGTAG